The following coding sequences are from one Humulus lupulus chromosome X, drHumLupu1.1, whole genome shotgun sequence window:
- the LOC133803843 gene encoding GDSL esterase/lipase At4g16230-like, whose amino-acid sequence MAAETKSSSSSPSSKIFLITIISFLLLLHIPCSYSKCSDNEFGNKKCKKMMKIKGLFVFGSSLVDNGNNNFINNSLAKANYLPYGLDFPLGPSGRFTNGKNVVDLIGEKLRLPFIPAFADPSTKGRRIVHGVSFASGGSGILDDTGSIAGDVISLREQIRNLEKITLPELEGEVGCKSKQILRDYLFVVGSGSNDYSFNYFLTGLNKRVTLQDFTTNLTLSLSHHLKKLYRLGGRRFVLMSINPIGCSPMVRIMVQPTQNRCIQGLNLAAQLFNSHLKSLVDTIKPQMPGSTLVYVNSYKIIRDIIRNPFSKGFEEASKPCCKVASLSEGGNGVLCRREGEVCANRSNHVFFDGLHPTEAVNVQIANKAYASTLPTEVYPINIQQLAQIY is encoded by the exons ATGGCTGCTGAAACaaagtcatcatcatcatcaccatcatcaaAAATATTCCTCATCACAATaatctccttccttcttcttcttcatattccTTGCTCTTATTCCAAATGTAGTGACAATGAATTTGGTAACAAGAAGTGTAAAAAGATGATGAAAATCAAAGGGTTGTTTGTGTTTGGAAGCTCTCTAGTGGACAATGGCAACAACAACTTCATAAACAACTCTTTGGCCAAAGCCAATTACTTGCCCTATGGCCTAGATTTTCCTTTGGGGCCATCAGGGAGATTCACCAACGGCAAGAATGTCGTCGACCTCATCGGCGAAAAGCTTCGCCTTCCTTTCATCCCGGCTTTCGCCGATCCCTCCACCAAAGGGAGGAGAATTGTTCATGGTGTTAGTTTTGCTTCTGGTGGCTCTGGCATTCTTGATGACACTGGCTCCATAGCG GGCGACGTAATAAGTCTACGAGAACAAATTCGAAACTTGGAGAAAATAACTTTGCCGGAACTCGAGGGCGAAGTAGGGTGCAAAAGCAAGCAAATTTTGAGAGATTACCTATTTGTGGTGGGGAGTGGCTCCAACGATTACTCCTTCAACTACTTCCTCACAGGCCTAAACAAAAGAGTCACACTCCAAGATTTCACCACAAACCTTACTCTTTCCCTATCACACCATCTCAAG AAATTATACAGATTGGGAGGTAGAAGATTTGTATTAATGTCCATAAACCCAATAGGGTGCAGTCCCATGGTAAGAATAATGGTCCAACCAACACAAAATCGGTGCATACAAGGGCTCAACCTTGCAGCTCAACTCTTTAATAGTCACTTGAAGTCATTGGTGGATACCATCAAGCCACAAATGCCAGGCTCCACTCTTGTTTATGTTAACTCTTACAAAATTATCAGAGACATCATCAGAAACCCTTTCTCAAAAG GTTTCGAAGAGGCTAGTAAGCCTTGTTGTAAAGTAGCATCATTGAGTGAAGGAGGAAATGGAGTGTTGtgtagaagagaaggagaagtatGTGCAAACAGAAGCAATCATGTCTTCTTCGATGGATTGCATCCAACCGAAGCTGTCAATGTTCAAATAGCTAATAAAGCATATGCTTCTACTCTTCCAACTGAAGTCTATCCCATCAATATTCAACAATTAGCTCAAATTTATTAG